A single window of Nicotiana sylvestris chromosome 3, ASM39365v2, whole genome shotgun sequence DNA harbors:
- the LOC138888226 gene encoding uncharacterized protein: protein MKAQDYSIIDQLRKTSAQISLLSLLIHSKEHARVLIKVLNEAHISKEIPVNQLEKMANRFFEVNRISFTDDELLEEGAGHNRALKLMVKCEGHYVKRVMIDGGSSVDVFPLSTLQSMKINTDRIRPSNVCIRAFDGSARDTMGEINLTMTIGPVDFEIVFQVVDMVTSYNFLLGRPWIHTARPVSSTLHQMLKFEHDGQEIIVHREDKSSIYKDPLIPCIEAKEGSESIVYQDFEVVVVDHVKEGKPILHPRLSATSVMVATVMMRKGYEPGKGFGASLQGISEPITPLGNQGTFGLGFRPTQADKNKSKHRKKSGWVLQQPIPHIFYAFVKPQLREGQNSSAHANIDEICHGLSEMFSEVNMIQAGKGNSRADVQLIDPDTMLTNWEATPFPTRKESCFVNAGFNNMTCMQNSCLDLEKLSNIEIMHQEVEYEEDEIVEEIKRELEQFENKPKPNLNETETINIGSPEEVRETKISIHTEQKTRDILIQLLFEYRDVFSWSYDDMLDLSADLVVHKLPTYLGFPPIQQKQQKFKTDMSDKIKEEIMKQLSANVVKAV, encoded by the exons atgaaagctcaGGATTACTCAATCATTGACCAGCTAAGAAAGACTTCTGCCCAAATCTCTCTACTGTCTCTGCTCATACATTCCAAAGAGCATGCCCGTGTACTAATCAAGGTCCTGAACGAGGCACATATCTCAAAGGAGATCCCAGTGAATCAGTTAGAGAAGATGGCCAATagattttttgaggtaaacagaatcTCATTTACCGATGATGAACTTCTCGAGGAAGGAGCCGGGCACAATAGGGCTTTGAAATTGATGGTCAAATGTGAGGGGCATTATGTAAAGAGAGTCATGATTGATGGAGGCTCAAGTGTAGATGTATTCCCTCTCTCTACTTTGCAAAGCATGAAGATCAATACAGACAGAATCCGACCCAGCAATGTTTGCATCCGGGCTTTCGATGGCTCagcgagagataccatgggggaaatcaACCTCACCATGACGATTGGGCCGGTGGACTTTGAGATTGTTTTCCAAGTAGTGGACATGGTCACTTCTTATAACTTTctccttggaaggccatggatccataCAGCCCGACCTGTGTCATCCACTTTGCACCAGATGCTCAAATTCGAACATGATGGGCAAGAAATTATTGTTCACAGAGAAGACAAGTCTTCCATTTATAAAGACCCATTAATCCCCTGTATTGAGGCCAAGGAAGGGTCTGAGTCCATTGTCTATCAGGATTTTGAAGTGGTTGTTGTGGACCATGTCAAGGAAGGAAAGCCCATTCTACATCCTCGTCTTTCCGCCACATCTGTAATGGTGGCTACGGTTATGATGAGAAAAGGTTATGAGCCAGGAAAAGGTTttggggcatcattgcaaggaattTCAGAGCCTATTACTCCGTTAGGCAACCAGGGTACTTTTGGCTTAGGCTTCAGGCCAACACAAGCCGACAAAAACAAATCCAAACACCGCAAAAAGAGTGGATGGGTCTTGCAACAGCCTATCCCTCATATTTTCTACGCTTTTGTCAAGCCACAACTCCGAGAGGGTCAAAACTCATCGGCGCATGCAAACATTGATGAAATTTGCCATGGCCTCAGCGAGATGTTTTCTGAAGTGAATATGATCCAGGCTGGTAAAGGCAATAGTCGTGCCGATGTGCAACTAATTGACCCAGACACCATGCTCACCAACTGGGAAGCAACTCCTTTCCCCacaaggaaggagtcttg ttttgttaatgccggctttaataacatgacatgcatgcagaatTCATGCCTAGATCTTGAAAAGCTATCTAATATCGAAATAATGCATCAAGAGGTTGAATATGAGGAAGATGAGAttgttgaggaaataaaaagagagttggaacaatttgaaaacaagcctaagcCAAACCTCAATGAAACTGAGACGATTAATATCGGAAGTCCTGAAGAAGTTAGAGAAacgaagataagcattcacactgaaCAAAAAACCAGAGATATCTTgattcaacttttatttgaatacaGAGATGTGTTTTCTTGGTCTTACGATGATATGCTGGATTTAAGTGCTGATCTGGTGGTTCATAAGCTTCCTACATATCTTGGTTTTCCACCAATCCAACAAAAGCaacaaaaatttaaaacagacatgagcgataaaatcaaagaagaaataatGAAGCAACTAAGCGCCaatgtggtcaaagctgtctga